In Nocardioides sp. JQ2195, a genomic segment contains:
- a CDS encoding FtsX-like permease family protein, protein MAGVVMLIAVLVGLLSGLTRGLADESTSAITGLNADRLIFSGSSPDFTSSRIRLDAGLDGEPLGVATSRASTDLHTEPVTVMGVRVGSSIAPDAVGVAPGAVVLSEPLAAELELTDGDELRIGSKTVLVSAVRGDASYSHVPVAWLSLGDWQAVTGAEGSATVLATSHSEAPSGHTNVSLDDALAGIGAFTSENGSLQLIRGFLFAISALVVGAFFTVWTIQRSRDIAVLKALGASTGFLVSDALGQALLLLVAGIGLGAAIVWLLGGVARDAVPFVLDPGTIGLPLLALVLLGLVGAALAVRRVTSVDPLTALGSAR, encoded by the coding sequence ATGGCGGGAGTGGTGATGCTGATCGCCGTCCTCGTCGGGCTCCTGAGCGGGTTGACCCGGGGACTGGCCGACGAGAGCACGTCGGCGATCACCGGGCTGAACGCCGACCGCCTCATCTTCTCCGGCTCGTCCCCGGACTTCACCTCGTCACGGATCAGGCTCGACGCGGGACTCGACGGGGAACCGCTCGGGGTCGCCACCAGCCGGGCCAGCACCGACCTGCACACGGAGCCGGTCACCGTGATGGGCGTGCGCGTCGGATCCTCGATCGCCCCCGACGCCGTCGGAGTCGCGCCCGGAGCTGTCGTGCTCAGTGAGCCGCTGGCCGCCGAGCTGGAGCTCACCGACGGTGACGAGCTGCGGATCGGCAGCAAGACCGTCCTGGTCAGCGCCGTGCGCGGCGACGCCTCCTACTCGCACGTCCCCGTGGCCTGGCTCTCCCTGGGCGACTGGCAGGCGGTGACCGGAGCAGAGGGGTCCGCGACCGTGCTCGCGACCTCCCACTCCGAAGCGCCCTCGGGCCACACGAACGTCTCGCTCGACGACGCGCTCGCCGGCATCGGAGCCTTCACCTCCGAGAACGGCTCGCTCCAGCTGATCCGCGGGTTCCTGTTCGCGATCTCCGCGCTCGTGGTCGGCGCCTTCTTCACCGTCTGGACCATCCAGCGCTCCCGCGACATCGCCGTGCTCAAGGCGCTGGGGGCCTCCACAGGGTTCCTCGTGAGCGATGCCCTGGGCCAGGCACTGCTGCTCCTGGTGGCCGGGATCGGACTGGGCGCCGCGATCGTCTGGCTGCTGGGCGGAGTCGCGCGTGATGCCGTTCCCTTCGTCCTCGACCCGGGCACGATCGGCCTGCCGCTGCTGGCCCTGGTCCTCCTCGGCCTCGTCGGCGCCGCCCTTGCCGTCCGCCGCGTCACCTCTGTCGACCCCCTCACCGCACTCGGGAGTGCCCGATGA
- a CDS encoding ferritin — translation MKLNKTLETKFNEQITLEFEASLVYRQLAIELELKDLPGMAAWLRHQADEEIVHANKFIDHMADRDNHPRIGALKAPKVSSTSVLDVFKAALGHEQRVSESIRDLYRAAEKAGDLDSRPLLNWFIEEQLEEEATVSEIVGRVELINEDGPGLLRLDEELGARPTRTTESN, via the coding sequence ATGAAACTCAACAAGACCCTTGAGACCAAGTTCAACGAACAGATCACCCTCGAGTTCGAGGCATCATTGGTCTACCGCCAGCTGGCGATCGAGCTGGAGCTGAAGGACCTGCCCGGCATGGCCGCCTGGTTGCGCCACCAGGCCGACGAGGAGATCGTGCACGCCAACAAGTTCATCGATCACATGGCCGACCGTGACAACCACCCGCGCATCGGTGCCCTGAAGGCACCCAAGGTCTCCAGCACCTCGGTGCTCGACGTGTTCAAGGCGGCCCTCGGCCACGAGCAGCGGGTGTCCGAGAGCATCCGCGACCTCTACCGTGCTGCGGAGAAGGCCGGTGACCTCGACTCGCGTCCCCTGCTCAACTGGTTCATCGAGGAACAGCTCGAGGAGGAGGCCACGGTCAGCGAGATCGTCGGTCGCGTCGAGCTGATCAACGAGGACGGTCCGGGCCTGCTGCGCCTCGACGAGGAGCTGGGTGCTCGTCCGACGCGCACCACGGAGTCCAACTGA
- a CDS encoding LysR family substrate-binding domain-containing protein, translated as MTEPFRIAFVAGVTPDKWARIWRERHSDLPLELALVEEAQQRAVLVAGEADMALVRLPIDRESLHLIPLYEEQPVVVVGKEHPVAAYDEIPLAELAGEQLVAGDVASWDEVATVERLPFPEMSLKEAFEVVASGTGMAIVPMSVARLHHRKDLVHRPVLDVPTTQVGLAWPVDHDDDRVETFIGIVRGRRATSSRGTPGASEAGGRKAVPEKDTSQRRGSSKKSVSSRKTASSGKPGSGTAQGGKGRSGGRRGPAAGKRRR; from the coding sequence GTGACTGAACCCTTCCGGATCGCCTTCGTCGCCGGGGTGACCCCCGACAAGTGGGCCCGCATCTGGCGCGAGCGTCACAGCGACCTGCCGCTCGAGCTGGCGCTGGTCGAGGAGGCGCAGCAGCGCGCCGTGCTGGTGGCCGGCGAGGCCGACATGGCCCTGGTCCGGCTGCCGATCGATCGCGAGAGCCTGCACCTCATCCCGCTCTACGAGGAACAGCCCGTGGTGGTGGTCGGCAAGGAGCACCCCGTCGCGGCGTACGACGAGATCCCCCTCGCCGAGCTGGCTGGGGAGCAGCTGGTGGCCGGCGACGTTGCGAGCTGGGACGAGGTCGCCACCGTGGAGCGGTTGCCGTTTCCCGAGATGAGCCTCAAGGAGGCCTTCGAGGTGGTCGCGTCGGGAACCGGGATGGCCATCGTGCCGATGTCCGTTGCCCGGCTGCACCACCGCAAGGACCTCGTGCACCGACCGGTCCTCGACGTGCCGACCACACAGGTCGGGCTGGCCTGGCCAGTCGACCATGACGACGACCGGGTGGAGACCTTCATCGGCATCGTCCGGGGCCGCCGGGCCACGAGCTCGCGCGGCACCCCCGGTGCATCGGAGGCTGGGGGCAGGAAGGCGGTGCCCGAGAAGGACACCTCGCAACGGCGGGGATCGAGCAAGAAGTCGGTCTCGAGCAGGAAGACGGCCTCGTCCGGCAAGCCCGGGTCCGGGACGGCACAAGGTGGCAAGGGTCGAAGCGGCGGGCGACGCGGTCCGGCAGCAGGCAAGCGGCGCCGCTGA
- a CDS encoding TIGR03618 family F420-dependent PPOX class oxidoreductase has translation MARLDLLHDPAYLDFWRARHLCTVTTQRSDGSLHVTPMGIVLDPEREEAWGITSASSVKARNLAASGGAPVAVCQVAGAHWASLEGIARITSDPDSVREAEERYAARYKVPRPNPNRVALRIGLTRALGRAPQ, from the coding sequence ATGGCCAGACTCGATCTTCTCCACGACCCCGCCTACCTGGACTTCTGGCGGGCCCGTCATCTCTGCACCGTGACCACACAGCGCTCCGACGGGAGCCTGCACGTGACCCCGATGGGCATCGTGCTCGATCCGGAGCGCGAGGAGGCGTGGGGCATCACCTCTGCCTCGTCGGTGAAGGCTCGCAACCTGGCCGCCTCGGGTGGCGCACCGGTCGCGGTCTGCCAGGTGGCCGGCGCCCACTGGGCCTCCCTGGAGGGGATCGCGCGCATTACCTCCGACCCGGACTCCGTGCGAGAAGCGGAGGAGCGGTACGCCGCGCGCTACAAGGTGCCCCGCCCGAACCCGAACCGGGTGGCACTTCGCATCGGCCTGACCCGCGCCCTGGGTCGCGCTCCCCAATGA
- a CDS encoding M23 family metallopeptidase — protein MRMPLHSHLRRSLVGSAALGIILSTSSLSVTAQAASDGKAPARPKTVASAVTIEPLPQWVLPVSGYHLTGTFGASSSLWSTTHTGLDFAAPLGTPIVSVTDGVVTEAAYDGAYGYRTVIRMADGTELWYCHQNSLQTAVGETVGAGEVIGEVGATGNVTGPHLHLEVRPTPDVPVDPYATLVEHGLQP, from the coding sequence ATGCGCATGCCCCTGCACTCACACCTGCGCCGATCCCTTGTCGGAAGCGCCGCGCTCGGCATCATCCTGTCCACCTCATCCCTCTCCGTCACCGCTCAGGCAGCGTCCGACGGCAAGGCACCGGCGCGGCCGAAGACCGTCGCGTCGGCGGTCACCATCGAACCCCTGCCGCAGTGGGTGCTCCCCGTCTCCGGCTACCACCTCACCGGCACCTTCGGCGCGAGCAGCTCACTGTGGTCCACGACCCACACAGGCCTCGACTTCGCCGCGCCCCTCGGGACGCCGATCGTCTCCGTCACCGACGGTGTGGTCACCGAGGCCGCCTATGACGGTGCGTACGGCTACAGGACCGTGATCCGGATGGCCGACGGCACCGAGCTCTGGTACTGCCACCAGAACAGTCTCCAGACCGCCGTCGGCGAGACGGTCGGCGCTGGAGAGGTCATCGGCGAGGTCGGCGCCACGGGGAACGTGACCGGGCCCCACCTGCACCTCGAAGTGCGTCCGACCCCTGATGTCCCGGTGGATCCCTACGCCACGTTGGTCGAGCACGGGTTGCAGCCCTGA
- a CDS encoding GuaB1 family IMP dehydrogenase-related protein, translating into MRFLHDTTPPNDLTYDDVFMVPRHSAVASRYDVDLSTSDGTGATLPLVVANMTAIAGKRMAETIARRGGLTVIPQDIPIPVVAEVIRFVKSRHLVFDTPIELRPDQTVSEALALMPKRSHRAAVVVDGGRPVGVVGEADCTEVDRFAQVRDVMNAGFVKLSADADPRMAFDAIDAARTPIAVAVDDDGALVGVLTRTGALRATLYTPAVDANGGLRIAAAIGVNGDVAAKATELVEAGVDCLVVDTAHGHQDRMIEALRAVRAINPRVPVAAGNVVDADGTRALIDAGADIVKVGVGPGAMCTTRMMTGVGRPQFSAVLECATTARELGKHVWADGGVRHPRDVALALAAGASSVMIGSWFAGTHESPGDLLTDSDGRAFKVSFGMASARAVANRTSTESAYDRARKGLYEEGISSSRMYLDPQRPGVEDLVDQICSGVRSSCTYAGATSLAEFHDRAVVGIQSAAGFHEGRPLATSW; encoded by the coding sequence GTGCGCTTCCTTCACGACACCACCCCGCCGAACGACCTGACCTACGACGACGTCTTCATGGTGCCGCGCCACTCCGCCGTTGCCAGCCGCTACGACGTGGACCTGTCCACGTCTGACGGCACCGGAGCCACGCTGCCCCTCGTGGTGGCGAACATGACGGCCATCGCCGGCAAGCGGATGGCCGAGACGATCGCCCGTCGCGGTGGGCTCACCGTGATCCCGCAGGACATCCCGATCCCCGTGGTCGCCGAGGTGATCCGGTTCGTGAAGTCACGACACCTGGTCTTCGACACCCCCATCGAGCTGCGCCCGGACCAGACCGTCTCGGAGGCGTTGGCCCTGATGCCCAAGCGCAGCCACCGAGCAGCCGTCGTGGTGGATGGTGGCCGTCCTGTCGGCGTGGTCGGCGAGGCCGACTGCACCGAGGTCGACCGGTTCGCCCAGGTGCGCGACGTGATGAACGCGGGCTTCGTCAAGCTGAGCGCTGATGCCGATCCGCGCATGGCGTTCGACGCCATCGACGCGGCGAGGACTCCGATCGCCGTGGCCGTCGACGACGACGGCGCGCTGGTCGGCGTGCTCACCCGCACCGGTGCGCTGCGCGCCACCCTCTACACCCCGGCGGTCGACGCCAACGGTGGCCTGCGCATCGCCGCGGCGATCGGGGTCAACGGCGACGTGGCCGCCAAGGCCACCGAGCTGGTCGAGGCAGGGGTGGACTGCCTCGTCGTCGACACCGCGCACGGCCACCAGGATCGGATGATCGAGGCCCTCAGGGCAGTCCGGGCGATCAACCCGCGGGTCCCGGTCGCGGCAGGCAACGTCGTCGACGCGGACGGCACCCGCGCCCTGATCGACGCCGGTGCCGACATCGTCAAGGTCGGGGTCGGCCCCGGCGCGATGTGCACCACCCGGATGATGACCGGCGTCGGACGTCCGCAGTTCTCCGCTGTCCTCGAGTGCGCGACCACGGCCCGCGAGCTCGGCAAGCACGTCTGGGCCGACGGGGGAGTGCGTCACCCCCGTGACGTCGCCCTGGCCCTGGCTGCCGGCGCGTCCTCCGTGATGATCGGCTCCTGGTTCGCCGGCACCCACGAGTCGCCGGGCGACCTGCTCACCGACTCCGACGGTCGTGCCTTCAAGGTGTCCTTCGGGATGGCCTCGGCTCGCGCCGTCGCGAACCGTACGTCGACGGAGTCGGCCTACGACCGTGCCCGCAAGGGCCTCTACGAGGAGGGCATCAGCTCGTCGCGGATGTACCTCGACCCACAGCGTCCCGGCGTCGAGGACCTGGTCGACCAGATCTGCTCGGGCGTGCGCTCGTCGTGCACCTATGCCGGTGCGACGTCGCTCGCCGAGTTCCACGACCGAGCAGTCGTCGGCATCCAGTCAGCCGCCGGGTTCCACGAAGGTCGCCCCCTGGCGACCAGCTGGTGA
- a CDS encoding nucleosidase — protein sequence MSSYLIVAATAAEAAYVPSHLTKVITGIGKTAAATAVARALATADTDDLEVINIGTAGALRDGLTGLFEPGQVLNHDISADALRSLGYDPQDHLVVGDSECVLASGDVFVTDPLVRARLAERAHLVDMEGYAVAWAARQDAVPVRFVKHVSDNADEGAFDWTTVVDASARVLGEWLGDSLLG from the coding sequence GTGAGTTCCTACCTGATCGTGGCTGCGACGGCGGCGGAGGCGGCCTACGTCCCGAGCCATCTGACCAAGGTGATCACCGGCATCGGCAAGACCGCCGCCGCGACTGCCGTGGCGCGTGCGCTGGCCACGGCAGACACCGACGACCTCGAGGTGATCAACATCGGCACCGCGGGGGCACTGCGTGACGGCCTGACTGGTCTCTTCGAACCGGGACAGGTGCTGAACCACGACATCAGCGCAGACGCCCTGCGCTCGCTCGGCTACGACCCCCAGGACCACCTCGTCGTCGGGGACTCCGAGTGCGTGCTGGCCAGCGGCGACGTGTTCGTCACCGATCCCCTCGTGCGGGCGAGGTTGGCGGAGCGGGCCCACCTCGTCGACATGGAGGGCTACGCGGTGGCCTGGGCCGCCCGGCAGGACGCCGTCCCCGTGCGCTTCGTGAAGCATGTCTCGGACAACGCCGACGAGGGCGCCTTCGACTGGACCACGGTGGTCGATGCGAGTGCCCGGGTGCTGGGCGAGTGGCTCGGGGACTCCCTGCTCGGCTGA
- a CDS encoding lytic transglycosylase domain-containing protein produces the protein MKASESGITRLLPATILAVAAVAGLAGSLHSLDASGPTARTSPEPRVATPAEVTDAAIELPASMTRITSSDPETSARLRVVAASTTRAIPPEALAGYQRAASVINASDPSCHIDWELIAAIGRVESDHGQHGSSSLDDNGVARPAIIGVALNGRRTARIPDTDAGQYDHDTVHDRAVGPMQFIPSTWSIVGVDADADGIRNPQDIDDASLAAAVYLCSGKDDLSTAAGRSSAVYRYNHSKSYVNVVLELMEKYVDGNFAATPTATPISASMTVNSFLVGSFPESAARSAVWVPDRDAPSTAAVHDKVHRASGGLSASSDSTFTEAGPTTEPTTPTQPPTAEQPTEPTPADSTPAEPTAPDEPTGSEQPTEPAPAEPTAPPQAEPPADPAPTEPTAPPAAEPAEESTPPEAPPAPQPAETEEKPKPEPEAPKDQAGSDDPSTGPDGVLVDDPSTPDVDESIPPADAP, from the coding sequence ATGAAAGCTTCGGAATCCGGCATCACCCGGCTCCTGCCGGCCACCATCCTCGCAGTCGCCGCAGTGGCGGGTCTGGCAGGTTCCCTGCACTCGCTCGATGCATCCGGCCCGACCGCACGAACCTCCCCTGAGCCACGGGTCGCAACACCGGCGGAGGTCACCGATGCGGCGATCGAGCTCCCCGCGAGCATGACTCGGATCACGTCGAGCGACCCCGAGACCAGTGCCCGACTCCGGGTGGTCGCGGCCTCCACCACCAGGGCGATCCCGCCGGAGGCGCTCGCCGGCTACCAGCGCGCAGCCTCCGTGATCAACGCCTCCGACCCGTCCTGCCACATCGACTGGGAGCTGATCGCGGCCATCGGCCGGGTCGAGTCCGACCACGGACAGCACGGCAGCAGCAGCCTGGACGACAACGGCGTCGCCCGCCCCGCGATCATCGGCGTGGCCCTGAACGGTCGCCGGACCGCACGCATCCCTGACACAGATGCCGGTCAGTACGACCACGACACCGTGCACGACCGCGCCGTCGGTCCGATGCAGTTCATCCCGTCCACATGGTCCATCGTCGGAGTCGACGCCGACGCCGACGGCATCCGCAACCCCCAGGACATCGACGACGCGTCCTTGGCCGCGGCCGTCTACCTGTGCTCCGGCAAGGACGACCTGTCGACCGCCGCAGGACGCAGCTCCGCGGTGTACCGCTACAACCACTCCAAGTCCTACGTCAACGTCGTCCTCGAACTGATGGAGAAGTACGTCGACGGCAACTTCGCAGCGACTCCCACCGCGACGCCGATCTCAGCGTCGATGACAGTCAACAGCTTCCTGGTCGGGTCCTTCCCGGAGTCGGCTGCACGCTCCGCAGTCTGGGTCCCTGACCGCGACGCTCCCTCGACCGCAGCCGTGCACGACAAGGTGCACCGAGCGTCGGGGGGACTCTCGGCGTCGAGCGACTCGACCTTCACCGAGGCCGGTCCCACGACGGAGCCGACCACACCGACGCAGCCGCCCACGGCGGAGCAGCCCACCGAACCCACACCGGCCGATTCCACACCGGCCGAGCCGACAGCTCCCGACGAGCCGACCGGGTCGGAGCAGCCCACCGAGCCGGCACCGGCCGAGCCGACCGCACCGCCCCAGGCGGAGCCGCCCGCTGACCCTGCGCCGACCGAGCCGACGGCACCGCCTGCCGCCGAACCGGCCGAGGAGTCGACCCCTCCCGAAGCCCCGCCGGCGCCCCAGCCTGCCGAGACCGAGGAGAAGCCCAAGCCGGAGCCAGAGGCCCCCAAGGACCAGGCAGGGTCCGACGACCCGTCGACCGGTCCCGACGGCGTCCTGGTCGACGACCCCAGCACTCCCGACGTGGACGAGAGCATCCCGCCGGCCGACGCCCCCTAG
- the galK gene encoding galactokinase: protein MTDRAGGPAAASTAGQFLDPGQPAGRRRMVSDAFAARFGTAPEVVGRAPGRINLIGEHTDYNGGRCLPLALPHATYAAVRRRDDDVVTIHSRTVDETWSGSLADLAAAGGWAAYAAGTLWAMEVDHGVDLLIDSSVPVGSGLSSSAALECAVAVATDGLSGRHLDEARRRELATACRRAETEVAGAPTGGMDQLVAMLAPEGDALLIDFHDDSVRAVPVPLAEVGLELLVIDTGVRHALADGAYAARRRECAAAAHLLGVPLLARAAQDSWSRLEDDVLMRRARHVLSEGERVDTADQAIVEGEWAELGAVLDASHASLAHDFEVSCEELDAAVESSRAAGALGARMTGGGFGGSAIALVETDDVGVVAASVLAEYASRGWSAPTFLRVGPSPAADTVP from the coding sequence ATGACCGATCGCGCTGGTGGTCCCGCTGCCGCCTCGACTGCGGGCCAGTTCCTGGATCCCGGTCAACCGGCCGGCAGGCGACGCATGGTGTCGGACGCGTTTGCCGCTCGCTTCGGCACGGCGCCCGAGGTGGTGGGCCGGGCCCCGGGCCGGATCAACCTGATCGGTGAGCACACCGACTACAACGGGGGACGTTGCCTGCCGCTGGCACTCCCCCACGCGACCTACGCCGCGGTGCGGCGTCGCGATGATGACGTGGTCACCATCCACTCGCGCACCGTCGACGAGACCTGGTCCGGGAGCCTCGCGGACCTCGCCGCGGCGGGTGGTTGGGCGGCGTACGCCGCGGGCACGCTGTGGGCGATGGAGGTCGACCACGGTGTCGACCTGCTGATCGACAGCAGCGTCCCGGTGGGTAGTGGCCTGTCGAGCTCAGCGGCGCTGGAGTGTGCCGTCGCGGTGGCCACGGACGGGCTGAGCGGCCGGCACCTCGACGAGGCCCGTCGACGCGAGCTCGCGACGGCGTGCAGGCGCGCCGAGACCGAGGTGGCCGGTGCACCGACCGGTGGCATGGACCAGCTGGTCGCGATGCTGGCACCCGAGGGCGATGCACTCCTCATCGACTTCCACGACGACTCGGTCCGGGCTGTCCCCGTCCCCTTGGCCGAGGTGGGGCTGGAGCTCCTCGTGATCGACACCGGCGTGCGCCATGCCCTCGCAGACGGCGCGTACGCCGCCAGGCGGCGTGAGTGTGCGGCTGCTGCTCACCTGCTGGGTGTGCCGTTGCTGGCCCGGGCCGCGCAGGACAGCTGGTCGCGCCTCGAGGATGACGTGCTGATGCGACGGGCACGACACGTGCTCAGTGAGGGCGAGCGCGTCGACACGGCCGACCAGGCCATCGTCGAGGGTGAGTGGGCGGAGCTCGGGGCGGTGCTGGATGCGTCGCACGCCTCCTTGGCCCACGACTTCGAAGTCAGCTGCGAGGAGCTGGACGCCGCGGTCGAGAGCTCTCGGGCAGCGGGGGCGTTGGGTGCGCGGATGACCGGGGGTGGCTTCGGCGGCTCGGCGATTGCCCTCGTCGAGACCGACGACGTGGGAGTGGTGGCCGCCTCCGTGCTGGCGGAGTACGCCTCACGTGGCTGGTCGGCTCCAACATTCCTCAGGGTGGGGCCGAGCCCTGCCGCCGACACCGTGCCCTGA
- a CDS encoding response regulator transcription factor yields the protein MIRVLLCDDHPVVRAGLAAVLDLEDDLEVVRQLAVADEAVAFCASESFDVVLMDLQFGQQLDGIEATRRIRALPAPPQVLVLTTYDVESDVLAAVDAGAAGYLLKDADPAALATGIREAARGETVLAPSIAQRLVRRTLRPDTSLSPRELEVLGLVADGLSNQLIGERLFLSQATVKSHLVHVFGKLRVDSRTAAVAVARSTGLIR from the coding sequence GTGATCCGTGTCCTGCTGTGTGACGACCACCCCGTCGTACGAGCCGGCCTCGCCGCCGTGCTCGACCTCGAGGATGACCTCGAGGTGGTGCGCCAGCTTGCTGTCGCGGACGAGGCCGTCGCGTTCTGCGCGAGCGAGTCCTTCGACGTGGTCCTGATGGACCTGCAGTTCGGTCAGCAGCTGGACGGCATCGAGGCCACTCGCCGCATTCGAGCACTCCCGGCACCTCCCCAGGTCCTGGTGCTGACGACGTACGACGTGGAGAGTGATGTGCTCGCAGCGGTCGACGCCGGGGCTGCTGGCTACCTGCTCAAGGACGCCGATCCGGCGGCCCTGGCCACGGGCATCCGGGAGGCCGCACGGGGTGAGACGGTGCTCGCCCCGTCGATCGCGCAACGCCTGGTCCGGCGCACGTTGCGACCCGACACGTCCCTGTCGCCGCGGGAGCTGGAGGTGCTGGGGCTCGTCGCCGACGGGTTGTCCAACCAGCTGATCGGGGAGCGACTGTTCCTCAGCCAGGCCACGGTGAAGTCCCACCTGGTCCACGTGTTCGGCAAGCTCAGGGTCGACTCCCGCACGGCGGCGGTGGCGGTCGCCAGGAGCACGGGACTGATTCGTTGA
- a CDS encoding YiaA/YiaB family inner membrane protein, with translation MSNELPSKTTNAFFLQAGISFGVALITMILAVCYLPVDPWIRAFLALGTLFLTTSSFTLAKCVRDAQENQAVHARLDQARVDKILAEHDPFRPAL, from the coding sequence ATGAGCAACGAACTCCCGTCGAAGACCACGAACGCGTTCTTCCTGCAGGCCGGCATCTCCTTCGGTGTCGCGCTGATCACCATGATCCTGGCGGTGTGCTACCTGCCGGTCGATCCGTGGATCAGGGCCTTCCTGGCCCTGGGCACCCTCTTCCTGACCACCTCGTCCTTCACCCTCGCCAAGTGCGTGCGTGACGCGCAGGAGAACCAAGCGGTGCACGCCCGGCTCGACCAGGCGCGGGTCGACAAGATCCTCGCCGAGCACGATCCCTTCCGTCCCGCCCTCTGA
- a CDS encoding sensor histidine kinase, translated as MTSPLRRALPLVQLVTHLLVAALLLVTAISAIDPGPDVAVLVVTLALAVVYAVGLRLGDRPRLVHAWGALLSLVWVGLVALTPMGVWLAFPLFFLALDVLPRRIAIPVVGGLTVVAVVGFAHHRGAWEFGAVLGPVIGAGVAIAVVLGLRAADEESERRGKLEERERFSREVHDTLAQGLSSIHLLLGAAQGHVRTRPEQADSLIAQAREVAAANLVEARRLVRSQGPADLAERSLPEALTRLAERVDSPATEFRVDGEPRALPGGHDVALLRVAQEAVGNAVRHSGAARLAVTLTYLDHEVALDVVDDGNGLATENGGFGLDSMRNRITELGGSFALESTPGHGTALAARLPAGDLQ; from the coding sequence GTGACCTCTCCGCTGCGCCGTGCACTGCCACTGGTGCAGCTGGTCACCCACCTGTTGGTCGCGGCACTCCTGCTGGTCACCGCGATCTCGGCGATCGACCCAGGCCCTGACGTCGCGGTGCTCGTGGTCACCCTGGCGCTCGCTGTCGTGTACGCCGTGGGTCTGCGCCTGGGTGACCGGCCGAGGCTGGTGCATGCCTGGGGTGCCCTGCTCTCCCTGGTGTGGGTGGGTCTGGTCGCACTGACCCCCATGGGCGTCTGGCTGGCCTTCCCGCTCTTCTTCCTGGCCCTCGACGTGCTCCCCCGGCGCATCGCGATCCCGGTCGTCGGCGGACTCACCGTGGTCGCCGTCGTGGGTTTTGCGCACCACAGGGGCGCCTGGGAGTTCGGGGCGGTGCTGGGACCCGTCATCGGTGCGGGCGTGGCCATCGCGGTGGTGCTGGGCCTGCGCGCGGCCGACGAGGAGAGCGAACGACGCGGGAAGCTCGAGGAACGTGAGCGCTTCTCCCGCGAGGTGCACGACACCCTGGCCCAAGGGCTGAGCAGCATCCACCTCCTGCTCGGCGCGGCCCAGGGCCACGTGCGCACGCGTCCCGAACAGGCTGACAGTCTCATCGCCCAGGCCCGTGAGGTCGCTGCCGCCAACCTGGTCGAGGCTCGCCGGCTGGTCCGCTCCCAGGGCCCGGCCGACCTCGCCGAGCGGTCCCTGCCGGAGGCGTTGACCCGGCTCGCCGAGCGGGTCGACTCCCCCGCCACCGAGTTCCGCGTCGACGGTGAGCCGCGAGCCCTACCCGGTGGCCACGACGTCGCCCTGCTGCGGGTGGCCCAGGAGGCGGTCGGCAACGCGGTGCGGCACTCCGGTGCCGCACGGTTGGCGGTGACGCTGACCTACCTCGACCACGAGGTGGCGCTCGACGTGGTCGACGACGGCAACGGACTGGCCACCGAGAACGGTGGCTTCGGGCTCGACTCGATGCGCAACCGCATCACCGAGCTCGGTGGCTCCTTCGCGCTCGAGTCCACTCCCGGCCACGGCACGGCCCTGGCCGCACGACTCCCGGCCGGAGACCTCCAGTGA
- a CDS encoding ABC transporter ATP-binding protein produces the protein MNALQLTDVTLTYPDGTSRLTAVDHASLTVARGELVALVGPSGSGKSSLLAVAATLITPDSGQVLVDGIDTGPLSRRARTALRREHIGLVFQQPNLIDSLSALDQLTVTATLAGRPRRGAEAEARELLARVGLAGQEGRLPAQLSGGQRQRINIARALMGSPALLLVDEPTSALDHERGAAVMQLIREITTSLGVGTVLVTHDIGHLTDGDRIVECHDGRLGAPAVGAGAFI, from the coding sequence ATGAACGCCCTGCAGCTGACCGACGTCACCCTGACCTACCCGGACGGCACCTCACGACTGACCGCCGTCGACCACGCCTCACTCACGGTCGCGCGCGGTGAGCTGGTGGCGCTGGTCGGGCCGTCCGGCTCCGGCAAGTCGTCCCTGCTGGCCGTGGCGGCCACCCTGATCACCCCCGACTCAGGGCAGGTGCTGGTCGACGGGATCGACACCGGTCCGCTCTCACGCCGTGCCCGTACGGCGTTGCGCCGTGAGCACATCGGGTTGGTCTTCCAGCAGCCCAACCTGATCGACTCGCTCAGTGCCCTGGACCAGCTGACGGTGACCGCGACGCTTGCCGGTCGGCCACGCCGTGGCGCGGAGGCCGAGGCCAGGGAGCTCCTCGCCCGCGTCGGCCTGGCGGGCCAGGAGGGTCGACTGCCCGCGCAGCTGTCCGGCGGACAACGCCAGCGCATCAACATCGCACGAGCACTGATGGGCTCACCCGCGCTGCTGCTGGTCGACGAACCGACCTCGGCGCTCGACCACGAGCGTGGGGCGGCCGTCATGCAGCTGATCCGGGAGATCACCACGTCGTTGGGAGTCGGCACGGTCCTGGTCACGCACGACATCGGCCACCTGACCGACGGGGACCGGATCGTCGAGTGCCACGACGGCAGGTTGGGCGCACCTGCGGTGGGAGCAGGTGCATTCATCTGA